The nucleotide window CCACCAGCCCGACCAGGCCGCCCAACAGCAGGCTGGAGGTGATGGCGATCACGATAAAACCAATCAAACCACCCGTGACCAACGCGCCCAGCTTGCTGCCCAGAATGCCGCGCAAAATGCCACCGCCCACCAGCACCGCAAAGATGAGGACTATCCACAGCTCCTCACCTTGTGGGGAGGCATCGTTATTTGTAGCCTCCGGCGCTGGCAGGGCTTCGCCACGTACCAGGCCCATGAGTTGCTCCACGCCGGCATCCACACCGCCGGCAAAGTCACCGGCCTTGAAACGCGGCGTGATGGCTTCGTCAATCACGCGGCTGGCCATCAGGTCTGGGATCGCTCCCTCCAGTGTCTTGGCCACTTCGATGCGCAGCTTGCGGTCGTTCTTGGCCACCACCAGCAACAGGCCGTCGCCCACGTCCTTACGGCCAATTTTCCAGGCATTGGCGACGCGGTTGCTGTAGCTGAAGATGTCTTCGGGTTGCGTGGTGGGTACCAGCAGCACAACGAGCTGCGTGCCGCTGCTGGTTTCAAACGCACTGAGTTTGGCCTCCAGCGCCTGCTGCTGTGCAGCGTCCAGCGTGCCGGTGCTGTCCATCACGTGCGCGGTCAGCGCGGGGACCGGCAGTACCGCCTGTGCGCCAACGTTCAGGCCCGTGAGCAGGCAGGCCAGGCCTAGCAGCCACGCCAACCCGGTGTGCCGCAGTCGCAGCATCACTTACTTCTTTTCAAAGTCCACGACTGGCGGCGCACTGATGGCGGCCTCGTTCTGCACGCTGAAGTTGGGCTTGGTGGCATAGCTGAAAACCATGGCCGTCAGGTTGCTCGGGAAGCTGCGCGCCAGCACGTTGTACTCCTGTACCGCCTGGATGTAGCGGTTGCGCGCCACGGTGATGCGGTTCTCCGTGCCTTCGAGCTGCACGCGCAGGTCGCTGAAGCCCTTGTTGGCTTTCAGGTCCGGGTAACGTTCGCTCACCACCATCAGGCGGCTCAGTGCACTGCCCAGCTCGCCCTGGGCGGCCTGGAATTTGGCAAACGCTTGCGGGTCATTCAGGGTTTCGGGCGTGACCTGCATGGAGGTGGCCTTGGCGCGTGCTTCCACCACCTTGGTCAGCGTGTCTTGCTCAAATTTGGCTTCGCCCTTGACGGTGGCGACGATATTGGGTACCAGGTCGGCACGGCGCTGGTACTGGTTGAGCACCTCGCTCCAGGCCGATTTGGTTTGCTCGTCCAGGCGCTGGAAGTCGTTGTAGCCGCAACCGCTCAGCAACGTGGTCATTACCACCGCCGCCAGCCAAGCCGGGGCCCGAAAATAAGACAAACGCATGGGGAGCTCCTGTTAATGCAACAGCCCGTACTATAGATGGGAGGAGCGCCAACCCATCCCTGCCATGACCGTATTCCATGCCCTACAAGCCGCCCAGCGCGGCCCTGCGTCTGCCGCACCCTTGCCCGTGGCGCTGATCGCGGGCGCCGCAGGCACGCTGGGGGCCGAGGTGCTGCGGCGCCTGGCAGGTGGCCACCACTACCGCCAGCTGCGGGTGCTGGCGCAAGAGGACATGACCCCTGCGCTGGACCGTGTGGCATTGGTTCGCGTGCCCTCAGACGACCCAAGCACCTGGCCGCTGCAGCCTGCCAAGGTGGGCGTGATCGTGTTTGATGCGCCTAACCTGTACAACGACCGCGAACGTGCGTTGTGGACGCCGCAACCTGCGCAACTGCCGACGCTGGCCGCCTGGATGCTGCGTTGTGGGGTGGACACGCTGGCCGTGGTTGTGCCACATGAACAGGGCCGTCTGCCCCAGGCCCTGAAGGCAGGCTTGGCCAATCTGGATGAACACGCGGTAGCCAGCATGGGCTTTGAGCGCCTGTTGCTGGTGCGGCCCGCCGCCTCGCCGCAGGCGCCGCCCCATGCCAACCTGCTGGAGTGGTTGGCCCACCGCATGCTGTCCATCTTTGCCTACATGGTGCCCAGCAACGAGATGCCTCCGCGCGCGGTGGACCTGGCTGCGTTGGTGGACGTGGCACTGCGCGAAATGCCAGCCGGCGTGCACGTCGCACCGCCCGAACTGGCGCGCCGCACCAGTGAGGCCACGGTGCAAGAGACCGTGCGCGCCTGGCTGGCCCGCTGAGTTGGGGGAAAATGGCCCCATGCCCAGACTCCCCGCCAAACTCCAAGCCGCCATGGGCGGAACCCCCGACGACGTGGAGGTGGCCTTCTACGAGGCCCTGCAGTCGGCCGACATCGAAAAACTCATGGCCTGCTGGGCTGATGAAGACGAGATCGTGTGCATTCACCCTGGTGGCCCGCGTGTGGTGGGGGCGGGCGCCATCCGCGCCGCGTTCGAAGCCATGTTTGCGCACGGCGGCTCCATCCAGGCCCGCGCCGAACACATCCGCCGCATCGACGCCCTGGCCAGTGCCGTGCACCATGTACTGGAAAAGGTAGAGGTGCTCACG belongs to Rhodoferax saidenbachensis and includes:
- a CDS encoding TPM domain-containing protein; the protein is MLRLRHTGLAWLLGLACLLTGLNVGAQAVLPVPALTAHVMDSTGTLDAAQQQALEAKLSAFETSSGTQLVVLLVPTTQPEDIFSYSNRVANAWKIGRKDVGDGLLLVVAKNDRKLRIEVAKTLEGAIPDLMASRVIDEAITPRFKAGDFAGGVDAGVEQLMGLVRGEALPAPEATNNDASPQGEELWIVLIFAVLVGGGILRGILGSKLGALVTGGLIGFIVIAITSSLLLGGLVGLVAAIFTLIAKPGSGGGGSGGSGGGWSSGSSRGGGGGFSSGGGGNFGGGGASGSW
- a CDS encoding YybH family protein; this translates as MPRLPAKLQAAMGGTPDDVEVAFYEALQSADIEKLMACWADEDEIVCIHPGGPRVVGAGAIRAAFEAMFAHGGSIQARAEHIRRIDALASAVHHVLEKVEVLTPEGAAQAYVLATNVYHKTPQGWRMVVHHASPGTQGAAQEINQAPQVLH
- a CDS encoding LemA family protein, giving the protein MRLSYFRAPAWLAAVVMTTLLSGCGYNDFQRLDEQTKSAWSEVLNQYQRRADLVPNIVATVKGEAKFEQDTLTKVVEARAKATSMQVTPETLNDPQAFAKFQAAQGELGSALSRLMVVSERYPDLKANKGFSDLRVQLEGTENRITVARNRYIQAVQEYNVLARSFPSNLTAMVFSYATKPNFSVQNEAAISAPPVVDFEKK